Genomic segment of Posidoniimonas corsicana:
CGCGTTGCGAAATGCCTGCAAGCCACCTCGACCGACGATTCCGCCGAAAGGCGGGCCGCTGCGCGGCGGGGTTCACGATCGTCGAGCTGCTGGTGGCGGTGTTCATCATCGGCGTGCTGATCGCGCTGCTGATACCGGCGGTGCAGGCCGCCCGCGAACAGGCCCGCCACACCGCCTGCAAGAACAACCTGCGGCAGATCGGCCTGCTGACCCACATGTACCGCGACCTGCACAAGGGGAAGTTCCCCGATGGCGTCCGCACGGGCAGCTTCTCGTACCGGATGTCTCCGGGGCTGAAGACGCAGGGCGACCGGTCGGCGTTCCCGGAGACCTACGGCCTGCAGGCGGTCTTCGAAGAAGAGGACTACATCGAGCCGCGGTCGGGCATCTGGATCTGCCCCTCGCAGACCGAGGAGATGAAGCGTCACCGCAACACCTACGCGTTCAGCATCGCGAAGAGCCTCAGCAGCCGGAACCCGCCCAACCAGAAGACGTCGCTCTGGGTGTGGGACAACTTCAGTCTCAATCCGGGGCTGTCCGGGTTCCGGGGCCCGTTCTCGGCCTACACGATCAAGAGCTCCGAGCGGGTCTACCCTCACGGCTCGCTGCGCGGGAAGGGATACAACCAGTTGTTCCAGGACGGCCACCTAGGCTACCGGCGTCTGTAATCGTACGGGCACCAATCACTCACACACCAGGAGTCACCCCATGCTACGCACCAAGTCCCTGCCCGTCCTGCTAGCCGCCGCGCTCGCGGCGGCGTGTTCTGCGCCGGCGTCCGCCCAGATCGACAACCTCGAGCTGCTAGTCGACGAGCTCACCGCGACCAACGAGAACGCGATCGCCGCGTTCGGCTACAACCCGACCGACGACACCATGTTCATCAGCTCATTCGGCGCCGGCGGAGCGTTGCGCAAGGTGTCCAACGTGAGCACCGCGCCCACGTCCGAGATCTACGTCACCGAGACCGAGCTGCAGCTCTACTACCGGGACGGCGACCCCGACCGCAGCGTGCTGAGCCCGCTGCAGAGCGCCATCCAGCTCAACCCGCTGCCGATCATCGACGGCGAGAACACGATCCCCGCCTACAGCATGGCGATCATCAACGACAACGGCCGCACCCGTGAGCCGGGCAGCAACACCACGGACCCCGCGGCGACCAAGCGTTTCTACCAGTACAACCTCGAGCCGGTCGACTTCATGAACGGCGAGGACGGCCGCGACGTGTTCACCACGCTCGCCACACTCGCGGACATGCAGGCCGCCGTCGGCGAGATCAGCACCAGCAGCAACCAGGGCCGGCAGGGCGCCTGGTCCGGCGACGGCCAGTTCCTGTACTTCGCCGACTCCAGCACCTCGTTCGGCGGCGTCTGGAAGCTCAACCCGATCTCCGGCGCCATCGAGCAGCTGCTGGCCGGCGCCCGCGACACCAATATCGAACCGGCGGTGCTCACGTCCGAAGGCGTGGACACCGTCTTCATCAGCGGCGCCGACGAGGTCAATGACGGCGGCATCGACTCGTTCACCTACGACGGCGTCACCGTCGGCCCCCGCACCACCCACGTGTCGGCCGCCGCGCTGCAGGACTTCCTCGAGCTGTCCGGCGACGACGTGGCCGACGTCCGCTCGATGACCGCCGACGGTGACGGCAACCTCTACTTCAACAGCACCGACAGCAGCCCCAACCGCCGCGGCATCTTCCGCCTCGACCCCGAGGGGCGGCTCGCCAAGGTCGTGGGCTACGCTGAGCGGGACCTGTTCTTCACCGGGCAGCTGGACAGCTCGCCCAACCCGAACTCCAACACGCTCCGCATGCAGACCCGCACCGTCACGCACCCCACCGCGGGCGAGGTGACGCAGGTGATGTACGCCGAGAGCTCGCCCGTCAACTCGGTGGCCGGCGCCTACGCGTTCGAGCCGGGCGACTTCGACCGCGACGGCGACCTCGACTCCGACGACCTCGGCATGCTGGCCACCGCCCTCACGACCCGCGGCGTCGAGATCATTGACGACGGCGACTACCGGTTCGACATGAACGCCAACGCCGTGGTCGACTGGAAGGACGTGAAGATCCTGCAGCAGTTCGCCGAGTTCCCCA
This window contains:
- a CDS encoding type II secretion system protein, with the translated sequence MPASHLDRRFRRKAGRCAAGFTIVELLVAVFIIGVLIALLIPAVQAAREQARHTACKNNLRQIGLLTHMYRDLHKGKFPDGVRTGSFSYRMSPGLKTQGDRSAFPETYGLQAVFEEEDYIEPRSGIWICPSQTEEMKRHRNTYAFSIAKSLSSRNPPNQKTSLWVWDNFSLNPGLSGFRGPFSAYTIKSSERVYPHGSLRGKGYNQLFQDGHLGYRRL